The Coffea arabica cultivar ET-39 chromosome 8e, Coffea Arabica ET-39 HiFi, whole genome shotgun sequence genome window below encodes:
- the LOC140012587 gene encoding 17.1 kDa class II heat shock protein-like has product MDLRNLGMDIGGMGFGIDNSILSTIQDMLELSEEHDKGNQNNPSRAYVRDAKAMARTPADIKEYPDSYALVVDMPGIKANEIKVQVEDDNVLVVSGERKREKEEGVKYLKMERRAGKSMRKFVLPENANLDAISAVSRDGVLTVTVQKFPPPQAKKHKTIEVKAG; this is encoded by the coding sequence ATGGATTTGAGAAACTTGGGAATGGATATTGGAGGCATGGGCTTTGGAATTGACAATTCGATATTGTCAACCATCCAAGACATGCTAGAGTTGAGCGAGGAGCATGACAAGGGAAACCAAAACAATCCCTCCAGAGCCTATGTCCGAGATGCAAAGGCAATGGCAAGAACACCAGCTGATATCAAAGAATATCCCGACTCCTACGCGTTGGTGGTGGATATGCCAGGCATCAAAGCCAATGAGATCAAGGTGCAGGTTGAGGATGACAATGTGCTGGTGGTGAGCGgagaaaggaagagagagaaagaggagGGAGTTAAGTATTTGAAGATGGAGAGGAGAGCTGGCAAGTCCATGAGGAAGTTTGTGCTGCCTGAAAATGCTAATCTTGATGCCATTTCTGCTGTCTCCCGAGATGGGGTGCTGACTGTTACTGTTCAGAAATTTCCCCCACCCCAGGCCAAGAAGCACAAGACAATTGAGGTCAAAGCCGGTTGA
- the LOC140013110 gene encoding 17.1 kDa class II heat shock protein-like, whose product MGLDSSMVAAIYDMLDVMDDTSERKPQHPSRAYIRDTKAMKATPADIIEYPKAYHFVLDMPGLKSDQIRVHLEDGNVLVVSGERRREKEKEKEKEKEDGVKYIRMERRFGKMLKKFILPENANTEKSVLLIRTGC is encoded by the coding sequence ATGGGGCTCGACAGTTCAATGGTGGCAGCAATTTATGACATGCTAGACGTGATGGATGATACATCCGAGAGAAAGCCCCAGCACCCATCACGGGCCTATATTCGGGACACCAAAGCCATGAAAGCTACCCCCGCCGACATCATCGAGTATCCTAAAGCCTATCACTTCGTGCTAGATATGCCGGGGCTGAAATCCGACCAAATCAGGGTCCATTTGGAGGACGGCAACGTGTTGGTGGTGAGCGGCGAGCGAAGGAGGGAGAaagagaaggagaaggagaaggagaaggaagATGGCGTCAAGTATATAAGGATGGAGAGGAGATTTGGGAAGATGCTGAAGAAGTTCATCTTGCCTGAGAATGCCAACACGGAGAAATCTGTGCTACTTATCAGGACGGGGTGTTGA
- the LOC113706992 gene encoding uncharacterized protein, translating into MDRRLCEAALGGDVTALCQLLQDDPLALAKAALKCEDKNPLHIAAILGHVDFVKAILQVDFAYIMCLARDQDGGNPLHLAAMYGRLEVLQELLYAGSQANSAHSMCLARDRDGRNPLHLAAMCGRVAVLQVLIRAGFQAALEKTDGGGTILHLCVKHNQLEALKTLVDILKYPEFVNAKNEDGMTILHLAIYYEQHETAKYILQKNGVDVNARDANGKSELDVLRGVGNIKSDIARRLKVAGAKTSDFSTGLQDLVREHRSWIQVACSIIATMAFQAAISPPGGAWQEDQIADSRGNPVPNPHRAAEAVMAHTHPQRYELFVFTSATSFWAALSTIIITICDFTGRL; encoded by the exons ATGGACAGAAGGCTTTGTGAAGCAGCATTGGGAGGAGATGTTACCGCTCTCTGTCAGTTGCTTCAAGATGATCCACTTGCTCTTGCTAAAGCTGCTTTGAAGTGCGAGGATAAGAATCCTCTTCACATAGCAGCAATATTGGGCCATGTAGATTTTGTAAAAGCAATCTTACAAGTTGATTTTGCTTACATTATGTGTTTGGCCCGTGATCAAGATGGCGGAAACCCGTTACATCTTGCTGCCATGTATGGCAGATTGGAAGTCTTGCAAGAGCTACTTTATGCAGGATCTCAAGCCAATTCTGCTCATTCTATGTGTTTGGCCCGTGATCGAGATGGCAGAAACCCTTTGCATCTTGCTGCCATGTGTGGAAGAGTGGCAGTCTTGCAAGTGCTAATTCGTGCCGGATTTCAAGCAGCTCTAGAGAAGACAGACGGCGGGGGAACCATTTTGCACCTCTGCGTCAAACACAATCAGCTGGAAGCATTGAAGACGCTTGTCGACATATTAAAATATCCagagtttgtgaatgcaaaaaatGAGGATGGCATGACCATATTGCACCTGGCCATATACTATGAGCAACATgag ACTGCGAAGTACATATTGCAGAAGAACGGAGTAGATGTGAATGCCAGGGATGCAAATGGAAAATCAGAGTTAGACGTCTTACGCGGAGTTGGCAATATCAAGTCGGATATTGCACGACGTCTCAAAGTTGCTGGCGCCAAGACAAGCGACTTTTCTACAGGATTACAGGATTTAGTACGGGAGCATCGTAGTTGGATACAGGTGGCATGCTCAATTATTGCGACAATGGCTTTTCAGGCTGCAATAAGCCCTCCAGGAGGAGCTTGGCAAGAAGACCAAATAGCAGATTCACGTGGTAACCCGGTGCCAAATCCACACAGAGCAGCAGAAGCTGTAATGGCACACACTCATCCCCAGAGATATGAACTTTTCGTTTTCACAAGCGCAACATCCTTTTGGGCAGCTCTGTCGACAATCATCATCACCATCTGTGATTTTACTGGAAGGCTCTAG
- the LOC113705274 gene encoding uncharacterized protein, with translation MDRRLCDAALEGDVTALCQLLQEDPLALAKAALKCEDKNPLHIAAILGHVDFVKAILQVDFAYIMCLARDQDGRNPLHLAAVYGRLEVLQELLYAGSQVNSAHSMCLARDRDGRNPLHLAAMYDRLEVLQALLDAGSQANSAHPMCLARDRDGRNPLHLAAIYGRVAVLQVLIRVGFQAALEKTDGGGTILHLCIIYNQLEALKMLVDILKHPEFENTKNEDGMTILHLAMYYKQHETVKYILQKSGVDNVKSELARLGHTTGAKTSNFSTGLQHLITESRSWIQVACSIIATMAFQAAMSPPGGVWQDDLTVDSHGTPVPNPHRAGEAIMAYTHPRRYELFVFTSQISFWAALSTIIITICDFTGSLARLLLSLLLYIAIVTLTTTHYISIISVYPKCLTQKRSRRTALAGLVLLYGSVCLLGGMLVIAVVWRKLKRKDPVQLNHLGEPRDSAAAHV, from the exons ATGGACAGAAGGCTTTGTGATGCAGCATTGGAAGGAGATGTTACCGCTCTTTGTCAGTTGCTTCAAGAAGATCCACTTGCTCTTGCTAAAGCTGCTTTGAAGTGCGAGGATAAGAATCCTCTTCACATAGCAGCAATATTGGGCCATGTAGATTTTGTAAAAGCAATCTTACAAGTTGATTTTGCTTATATTATGTGTTTGGCCCGTGATCAAGATGGCAGAAACCCTTTACATCTTGCTGCCGTGTATGGCAGATTGGAAGTCTTGCAAGAGCTACTTTATGCAGGATCTCAAGTTAATTCTGCTCATTCTATGTGTTTGGCCCGTGATCGAGATGGCAGAAACCCTTTGCATCTTGCTGCCATGTATGACAGATTGGAAGTCTTGCAAGCGCTACTTGATGCAGGATCTCAAGCTAATTCTGCTCATCCTATGTGTTTGGCTCGTGATCGAGATGGCAGAAACCCTTTACATCTTGCTGCCATATATGGAAGAGTGGCAGTCTTGCAAGTGCTAATTCGCGTCGGATTTCAAGCAGCTCTGGAGAAGACAGATGGCGGAGGAACCATTTTGCACCTCTGCATCATATATAATCAGCTGGAAGCATTGAAGATGCTGGTCGACATATTAAAACATCCAGAGTTTGAGAATACAAAAAATGAGGATGGCATGACCATATTGCACCTGGCCATGTACTATAAGCAACATGAg ACTGTGAAGTACATATTGCAGAAGAGCGGAGTTGACAATGTCAAGTCTGAATTGGCACGTCTTGGACATACGACTGGGGCCAAGACAAGCAACTTTTCGACTGGATTACAGCATTTAATAACCGAGAGTCGTAGTTGGATACAGGTGGCATGCTCAATTATTGCAACAATGGCTTTTCAGGCTGCAATGAGCCCTCCGGGAGGCGTTTGGCAAGACGATCTAACAGTAGATTCACATGGTACCCCGGTGCCAAATCCACACAGAGCAGGAGAAGCCATAATGGCATATACTCATCCCCGAAGATATGAACTTTTCGTTTTCACAAGCCAAATATCCTTTTGGGCAGCTCTGTCGACAATCATCATCACCATCTGTGATTTTACAGGAAGTTTAGCTCGGCTTCTGCTGTCGCTTTTGCTCTACATAGCAATTGTCACACTAACGACAACTCATTATATATCCATCATTTCGGTATACCCTAAATGCCTCACACAAAAGAGAAGTCGGCGCACAGCTCTGGCTGGATTGGTGCTGCTGTATGGTAGTGTTTGCCTTCTTGGTGGCATGCTGGTTATCGCAGTTGTTTGGAGGAAGCTCAAGAGGAAAGATCCTGTACAGCTTAATCATCTAGGAGAACCTCGGGATTCAGCTGCTGCTCATGTGTAG